The sequence ttttaaaagaactaataTTTTATCagagcaaaatatttaaattaaaatacaattttagctaaccctctcccctaaaaaaagatttttaaaggaataagtCACTGTAGACTAATTTGAGAAACTTCATCCAATCCAAATTTTGGCCCCAGTAGTCCTTGACCTGTCATCAACTTTCTACTGCCTTTATGCTACTAACTATATCAAGTTATGCTTTGTTATAACACTATTAGAAACACAGGTAGTTAGAATCAGACAGGGGTCCTAGCTACTTACATCTTCCAACACCTGCTATTTGTAGAACTATAAGAATGGAAAAGTTATATACTCTTAATAAATTAGTGTCTTCtggcattttattcttaaatttatgtttgcctatttttaagatggcttttttttttaggcaTCTGTGGGAAAACTAGAATTGCAGACGTAGGAGGTGTGCCTTATTTACTGCCACTTGTAAATCAAAAAAAGGTAAGTGTACCTTTACTTTTCACACTTATGTGATGATTATGGAAGTTGGATTGATTCCTCTTTTTATTGTTGACCAATGTGGCAAAGAAGTGTGAACGGACACTAATAAGAAGtaagccagggaatttatgtaagttagatttaaataatgtttttcctCTTGTATAGGTTTATGATCTAAATAAGATCGCAAAAGAAATCCAGCTTCCTGGAGCTTTTATTCTTGGAGCGGGAGCAGGCCCATTTCAGACTCTTGGATTCAATTCTGAGGTCGGGATATAtataattactttattttattgatttgacATTTagtttgcctttttccttttacTGACCTGTCAGAAATCCTGTCTTCTGAATGAATTGTAAGTGGTTGATGTCACACCTCTCTACAGATCTGAAATGTTTGATATAGATTTGGAGCATAGCACATGTTCCAGCTGGCCCAGCTGAAATGGAGCACTAATCTCTAAATTCAGATTTTCTTGAGGTATACACTCAGTATTAGATGAGTCCATCCAGGGCGCTCCTGTGGTTTGCTGAGGACTCTAAACTGTGAAAAATTTTAATCCTTATACATCATAGGATTCTTAACTGCTCTATAATCTTTGCCGGTATGAGGACAACTTTCAATCAGGACTATTTCATGATCTAGTCACAACTCCCTCTTTCAGACCAAATAGTAGGGACCTACACCCCAGTAATATAATTAATTACAAAAGGTAGTATCTATTAGTGTGCATGTCAACGTATTTTCAACATAAAAAATCACTGTTTCTTCACATCTCATGAACAGAAGAGGGAATAACCCCTTCAATCTGCTTATTTTCTCACAGCCTCTTACAGATGTGAGCAGTAGACAATAATCATACAAGTTCTTTTACTCAAACATTAATATAAGTTGTCTAGTGTTCAAGATAGatgaagtttaaaatttaaaatgagacaTTTTAATGCAAATGTCACAATGTTATAGAAGCACTACAAGAAATActgtaaacattttataaaatgttttttcagttttttgataTTTGTAAATATCAGTATTTtgaattacattaaatattttatttttcagttttttaaaattagatctcAAATAAAATGTCTTAAAGTCTAAGACAGAATATTTTGTTACAGTATTCAAGATATTCTCTTTGCATAGAGGTACTAGGATTGACTAATTAccttatttacttttcttttcagtttatgcCAGTTATTCAAACAGAAAGTGAACACAAACCCCCTGTGAATGGAAGTTACTTTGCTCGTGTTAACCCTGCAGATGGAGGGTGCCTACTGGAGAAATACAGTGAGAAATATCATGACTTTGGGTTTGCACTACTGGCTAATCTTTTTGCCAGTGAGGGCCAACCTGGAAAGGTGAttgtgttcataaaaatgaaGTACTCACCAAAAGTTTTTAGATAGCTAAAAATGTGAACGTTTATTGCTACTACTATAATTTTCTTAAGGAAATCCAAAGCTACCTAAGTCAAAGCTCTTTAAATAACCCAGTTATACAAAAATCAGACAGTACTACAGGCAGAGTGAAAGTCTCATTTAAAACTGAGGTTAAGAATAATACTTAGTAAGCAATACCCTTTTTCCCAAGAACTAAAAGGTAATATTAGGATATTCATGTGGGGAGTGAGTGAGTCAAACAGATGAACCATGCAGCTGAAATAGATAATGTCTACCTAAAGTTAGCTTATATGTAACTTGCTCACTGCTGACTGATCAGACATTGACTGATACAGAGAGAAATAATGGTAGCAAAAAATTATAGAAAGAGGAGGTAAGGAGAATTAATGACTCACTTCATACTTACTTCCTGTTAGTAccaaaaaaaagatgatttcatGTTCTAAAACTGATCGTAATGATGGTCACACAACTCTATTAATATACtgaaacccactgaattgtacactttaaataagtgaattgtatggtatgtgaattatattccaaataaagctgttattaaaaaaggaagaaaagatttcAGTTTTGGCAGTTGTGAGAACTCTCAGATTTTGTAAAGAGAACGCTACTTTAGCCACTTTGAGAGATGAAATAGTGAAGTAAGAATACCTAATAAACTGGAGGTAACAGGAGTCcagaattttaaaggaaatgagaaaatgtaatcATCCCCCTCCCTTCCATCAGAGATTAATCCCTTTAAATCAAGGCATTCTCAGTCCTTTACTACCTTGACATATAATAAGAACCTCTAGAGTTCAGTGTAGAATTTAGCTCTAAATCTTTCTCAGTCCAAGAAAGCATAAATAAGACTATTATTAGAGTAAATGATATATATAactcatacacatatataatgatCAAGACGTAGAGGTTTGAGACacttcagctcatatctcggtgCTCAAAACAAGTGAATATTTGGCATTGATTATATAATGTTTCCCTTTGGTAGTTACTTACATAAAATTTTGAAGCTTAGAACAATGGTATGCATATTTATGTCCTCTCTAGGTCATTGAGGTGCAGGCCAAAAGAAGAACTGGAAAGCTTAACTTTGTGACTTGTATGAGACAGACTCTTGAAAAACATTATGGAGATAAGCCTGTAGGGATGGGAGGTACTTTCGTAATTCAGAAGGGAAAAGTGAAGACTCACATTATGGTAAGGGCCTGTGTttacatgtgtgtgtctgtgtgtgtgtgtgtacgtgcttCAGATCTTAGggttttttaatatacattgagAATTCCACCCTTAAAGACaccttgaacaaaatattttactctgtattaactttaaaatttaaatgatggaTATGTTAAATTCATACTGTACAATAATGTCCAGATAGAGTCCTTTTTTATTAGTATATTAGAACTTTCTTCTCAGTGTATTTGCTTTAAAGATCAAGATAAGTGTCAGTTTAAGCCTTTGAAACTGATCATTTTCATTGCTAGAATCCCGACCTCAATACACAGGCTTTGCAATTAAGATGATTGTGGTTTAGGGGGAAGAACTCattatgaaaattataatttatgggctaaatataatatttttataagacATTAATGGTGGAATACTATATGAACACAGCCCCAGGGCATCTAGGACTTTCAATATAATTTTTGGtaggtgagtgaatgaatgaataaatgaatgaagtgtaAAAGTGATTACAACctaatttcctctttgttttaaCAGTAAAGCCATCagaaaatgtattgtttttaatattttttatcctGATAATTTTAAATGGCAAGCCAGCTGATTCTGCATTGAAAGATGTAACATCTGtgaaattacttttccaaattatttACAACAAAGTTAGAGATAAACTTATTGGAAAACACCAAAGGATTATGAGATTTGTTAAAATTCAAGTACACAATActttattattaactgtagtcgcCATGATGTACATTAGAgctcttacaactggaagtttgcacaCTTTGGTCAACATCCCTCATTTCCCCCACCCGCCTCAGcatctggcaaccaccatttttaCTGTTTCTCTAAATTGgacttttttagatttcacatgagTGATATTATGCAAATGCAATATTTGtctatgactggcttatttcacttggtataatatCCTCCAAGTTCATCTACATTGTTACAAAcgacaggattttcttcttttaaagccTAAATA is a genomic window of Camelus bactrianus isolate YW-2024 breed Bactrian camel chromosome 10, ASM4877302v1, whole genome shotgun sequence containing:
- the C10H11orf54 gene encoding ester hydrolase C11orf54 homolog, which produces MACAEYSFHVPSLEELVGVLQKGLKENFADVQVSIVDCPDLTKEPFTFPVKGICGKTRIADVGGVPYLLPLVNQKKVYDLNKIAKEIQLPGAFILGAGAGPFQTLGFNSEFMPVIQTESEHKPPVNGSYFARVNPADGGCLLEKYSEKYHDFGFALLANLFASEGQPGKVIEVQAKRRTGKLNFVTCMRQTLEKHYGDKPVGMGGTFVIQKGKVKTHIMPAEFSSCPLNSDEEVNKWLRFYEMKAPLVCLPVFVSRDPGFDLRLEHTHCFSHHGEGGHYHYDTTPDTVEYLGYFSPAEFLYRIDQPKKTHSFGRD